A single genomic interval of Lewinellaceae bacterium harbors:
- a CDS encoding prohibitin family protein, whose protein sequence is MNQTLQQEKERIPGRPYLLEALIVAMLLLLLAGVFFKFIVIYIPAGHKGVLFKPIQGGTVTDKHWNEGLAFIFPWNQMFIYDTRIITRQDTINALTEDGLQVQAELSYRYRPEIDSLGLIHKNIGQDYSEKIIVPHVTAATRDVISRYRIDALYTTSRTDIQRDMLARVRGQVDDHYPSTTIDVVVRNIVLDEVVEGAISSKLVKEQEMLAYDFIIEKELKEEERKLIEARGIRLFRDTSGIDILQWKGIEATQNLATSPNAKVVIIGTDTGELPVILGGN, encoded by the coding sequence ATGAACCAAACTTTGCAACAGGAGAAAGAACGCATTCCCGGCCGGCCCTATCTATTGGAGGCGCTGATCGTGGCCATGCTGCTGTTGCTATTGGCCGGGGTGTTTTTTAAGTTCATCGTCATCTACATCCCCGCAGGGCATAAAGGGGTATTGTTCAAGCCCATCCAGGGAGGCACGGTGACGGATAAACACTGGAACGAAGGCCTGGCCTTTATTTTTCCGTGGAACCAAATGTTCATCTATGACACCCGGATCATTACCCGGCAGGATACCATCAACGCGCTGACCGAGGATGGGCTGCAGGTACAGGCGGAGTTGTCTTACCGCTACCGCCCGGAGATCGATTCCCTGGGGTTGATCCATAAAAATATTGGCCAGGACTATTCCGAAAAAATAATCGTACCGCATGTCACCGCAGCAACCAGGGATGTCATCAGCCGATATCGGATCGACGCTTTGTACACGACGAGCCGGACGGATATCCAGCGCGACATGCTGGCGCGTGTACGCGGCCAGGTGGATGACCACTACCCTAGCACTACTATTGATGTCGTTGTGAGGAATATCGTCTTGGATGAAGTCGTCGAAGGCGCCATTTCGAGTAAGTTGGTCAAAGAGCAGGAAATGCTCGCCTATGATTTCATTATAGAAAAAGAATTGAAAGAGGAAGAGCGCAAACTCATAGAGGCCAGGGGGATCAGGCTGTTCCGCGATACCTCGGGCATCGATATCCTTCAATGGAAGGGCATCGAGGCCACGCAGAACCTCGCTACTTCTCCCAATGCCAAAGTGGTTATCATTGGCACGGATACCGGGGAGCTGCCGGTGATTCTGGGGGGGAATTAG
- a CDS encoding DUF697 domain-containing protein: protein MADTTQHNIEERQQEAQQITRRRTLYAAGAGLIPFPIVDAAALLGIQVLMIRDIAKVFEVDFKEQRVKSFITALVGDAAAVGLFKFIPGLGTFFGGASAAAIGAASTYALGGVFTQHFSQGGTLLDFDPVKSREFFEREFEKGKQVVAEIKTKATGKREPQESPQEPPSYRELLEQNKALYAEIIALQKEVGAIRQPTVDLGDLQIVEGIGPKVEAALKAAGITDLMHLASAKPETLKGILDNSEGNFNLAVPDSWPQQARLAVTGDRKALKALQDKLTGGR, encoded by the coding sequence ATGGCAGATACTACTCAACACAACATCGAAGAACGGCAACAGGAAGCCCAACAAATTACCCGGCGCAGAACCCTGTATGCCGCCGGCGCCGGCTTAATTCCTTTCCCAATTGTAGATGCGGCGGCACTGCTGGGCATACAAGTCCTTATGATAAGGGATATCGCTAAGGTCTTTGAGGTAGATTTCAAGGAACAAAGAGTAAAGTCTTTTATCACTGCCCTGGTGGGCGATGCAGCGGCAGTGGGGTTGTTCAAATTCATCCCGGGCCTGGGCACTTTTTTTGGCGGAGCTTCTGCCGCCGCTATCGGCGCGGCTTCGACTTATGCCCTGGGCGGTGTATTTACGCAGCACTTCAGCCAGGGCGGCACCTTGCTGGATTTTGACCCCGTGAAATCCCGGGAATTTTTCGAACGGGAATTTGAGAAGGGCAAACAGGTAGTGGCCGAAATAAAAACGAAGGCAACCGGAAAACGGGAACCGCAAGAAAGCCCACAGGAGCCCCCCAGCTACCGGGAGCTATTAGAACAGAATAAAGCCCTTTACGCTGAAATAATCGCTCTTCAGAAGGAGGTGGGCGCCATACGGCAACCCACGGTTGACCTGGGTGACCTGCAGATCGTTGAAGGCATCGGCCCCAAGGTGGAAGCGGCGCTTAAAGCGGCCGGCATTACCGACCTGATGCACCTGGCAAGCGCCAAACCCGAAACCCTCAAAGGAATACTGGACAATTCCGAAGGCAACTTCAACCTGGCAGTACCCGACAGCTGGCCGCAACAGGCCCGGTTGGCGGTCACCGGCGATAGGAAAGCATTGAAAGCGCTGCAGGACAAACTGACAGGTGGCAGATGA
- a CDS encoding DUF697 domain-containing protein — MKEENQTPETVLKSTEELKKTADRITVRNTLFAAGAGLIPFPAIDAAILLGIQLNMIRSIAKAYHVEFKENLVKSIIGSLIGSIGAAGMMKAIPGLGTILGGLTTSATAAAATYALGKVFTQHFDQGGTLLDFDPVKSREFFEKEFEAGRMFVSDVTEVEEEVKKEKKGMFDNLFSGKKKQQEEAEREELIKANKELMGAIEELKEQIAALKNV, encoded by the coding sequence ATGAAAGAAGAAAATCAAACACCGGAAACTGTCCTGAAGTCGACGGAGGAGCTCAAAAAAACAGCCGACCGCATCACGGTCCGCAACACCTTGTTTGCTGCTGGCGCCGGGCTGATCCCCTTCCCGGCGATAGACGCCGCCATCTTACTGGGGATACAATTAAATATGATCCGCTCTATTGCCAAGGCTTACCATGTGGAGTTCAAGGAGAACCTGGTGAAGTCCATCATCGGGTCGCTCATCGGTTCGATCGGAGCGGCCGGGATGATGAAAGCTATTCCCGGCCTGGGCACCATACTTGGTGGCCTGACCACCTCCGCTACGGCCGCCGCCGCCACTTACGCCCTTGGCAAAGTATTCACGCAGCACTTCGACCAGGGCGGCACGCTGCTGGACTTTGACCCGGTCAAATCCCGGGAGTTCTTCGAGAAAGAATTTGAGGCCGGGCGGATGTTCGTATCCGATGTCACCGAAGTGGAAGAGGAAGTGAAAAAGGAAAAGAAAGGCATGTTCGATAACCTGTTTTCCGGTAAGAAGAAACAGCAGGAGGAAGCAGAACGAGAAGAGTTGATCAAAGCCAACAAGGAATTGATGGGAGCGATAGAGGAACTCAAGGAACAGATTGCCGCTCTGAAAAACGTTTAA
- a CDS encoding histidinol-phosphatase, translating into MQPANYHTHTTFSDGLEAPEAYVLEAMNQKLAACGFSDHAPILFDPSRPHLFMSTVQLSGYLAEIERLKKVYSGRVQVYKSLEVDYVPGVVSVDSEHIRNAGLDYTIGAVHFVDYYPKGRPWYFAGSERGFARGLEEIFRNDIRACIQRYYNLVREMVQLHPPDIVAHLDLVKKINPGGRYFSEQAPWYREEVGKTLEGIANAGLIMEVNTQGYYKHGAEEPYPSRWVISLAKELGIPMHLASDAHRPQDVAAGFPPVMEMLYDIGLSTLRIFEHGRWIDRPIAPLSRFNAPLAKKEMGK; encoded by the coding sequence ATGCAACCAGCCAACTACCACACCCATACCACGTTCAGCGACGGCCTGGAAGCTCCGGAAGCTTATGTGCTGGAAGCCATGAACCAGAAACTGGCTGCTTGTGGCTTTTCCGACCACGCCCCCATCCTGTTTGACCCTTCCCGCCCGCATCTGTTCATGTCTACTGTGCAATTGTCTGGTTACCTGGCGGAGATCGAACGTTTGAAAAAGGTGTATTCGGGCCGGGTACAGGTCTATAAAAGCCTGGAGGTGGACTATGTGCCGGGAGTGGTTAGCGTCGATAGCGAACACATCCGGAATGCCGGGCTGGATTACACCATTGGGGCGGTTCATTTTGTGGATTATTATCCGAAAGGGCGCCCCTGGTATTTCGCCGGGTCGGAACGAGGCTTTGCCAGGGGGTTGGAAGAAATCTTTCGCAATGATATAAGAGCATGTATTCAACGATACTACAACCTGGTGCGGGAGATGGTCCAACTTCACCCGCCGGATATAGTAGCTCACCTGGACCTGGTCAAAAAAATAAACCCGGGAGGCCGCTACTTTTCGGAGCAGGCGCCCTGGTATAGAGAAGAAGTAGGGAAAACGCTGGAGGGCATAGCGAATGCAGGCCTAATCATGGAGGTGAATACCCAGGGATATTACAAACACGGCGCTGAAGAGCCTTACCCAAGCCGGTGGGTGATTTCGCTCGCCAAAGAATTGGGCATCCCCATGCACCTGGCTTCGGATGCCCATCGGCCGCAAGATGTCGCGGCGGGTTTTCCGCCTGTGATGGAGATGCTGTATGATATAGGCCTCTCCACCCTCAGGATATTTGAGCATGGGCGTTGGATTGACCGGCCGATAGCGCCGCTTTCTCGTTTCAACGCCCCCCTTGCGAAAAAGGAAATGGGGAAGTAA
- a CDS encoding formylglycine-generating enzyme family protein: MKNTQNQQTLPSTLSFDMIQVEGGSFWMGNDKSEEALDREQPAHEVKLESFYIAKYPVTQSLWKTIMGAENNPSAFKGDERPVENISREDALAFISQLNQLANQTYRLPSEAEWEYAARGGQQSRGYKYAGSDNIEEVGWYSKNSDGESKPVGLKKSNELGLFDMSGNVYEWCLDWFGDSYYQECLERGTANNPIGPATGTYRIFRGGCWNYGAERCRVAYRHHDRPWRGYPYLGFRLALTTS; this comes from the coding sequence ATGAAAAACACTCAAAATCAGCAAACCCTGCCCAGCACCCTTTCTTTCGACATGATCCAGGTAGAAGGGGGGAGCTTTTGGATGGGAAATGACAAAAGCGAAGAGGCCCTGGACAGGGAACAGCCGGCGCACGAAGTAAAGCTCGAAAGCTTTTACATCGCCAAATATCCCGTTACCCAGAGCCTCTGGAAAACGATAATGGGAGCGGAAAACAACCCTTCGGCTTTCAAAGGAGACGAACGCCCGGTTGAAAATATATCGCGCGAGGACGCCCTGGCATTCATCAGCCAATTGAACCAATTGGCAAACCAAACGTACCGCCTGCCCAGCGAAGCCGAATGGGAATATGCCGCCCGGGGCGGGCAGCAGAGCCGGGGTTACAAGTATGCCGGCAGCGATAACATAGAAGAAGTTGGATGGTACAGTAAAAATAGCGATGGCGAAAGCAAGCCGGTGGGATTGAAAAAGTCGAATGAACTGGGGCTCTTCGATATGAGCGGCAACGTCTATGAATGGTGCCTGGATTGGTTCGGCGACAGCTACTACCAGGAATGCCTCGAACGCGGCACAGCAAACAACCCTATTGGGCCGGCAACAGGAACCTACCGAATCTTTCGCGGCGGGTGCTGGAACTACGGCGCAGAGCGGTGCCGGGTAGCCTACCGCCACCACGACCGGCCCTGGCGGGGCTATCCTTATCTTGGCTTTCGGCTGGCATTGACAACCTCCTGA
- a CDS encoding OmpA family protein, with product MSLLEVQAEKKKKANKIVRFRTLLAAGFGFIPFPLLDAACILSIQLWMIRDLAKLYGIPFKKQLAQSIIGSLVGNIGTVGAVKLIPGLGSLLGGGAVALSGGAATYALGKIFTQHFSQGGTLLTFDPVKSQQYFQQLYEEGKASVQELKEQEAGFQVAHDQAMASVSTLKQTNEELKSTIYSLQQQLEQGKKGRKFAAAAPQEKKDRRFRWLWLLLFLIVAGAASAWLYKAGHFRFANTAGAGAETTTEAAASEAAEAEQEPIPTEDTGAGEETASDTSAVETAGPTAADLDFTPGTTEASMADYMSDPDSKFPKTFTLEAVQFDEGEAEIAEEAQAQIENIALLLLNYPNAKARIYGHADQTGGKAANRQAGRNRARAIQEALEQNGITRKRISVTFLEKKAPPEGKRGVEIEIQSR from the coding sequence ATGTCACTACTGGAAGTTCAGGCCGAGAAAAAGAAAAAGGCCAATAAGATCGTCAGGTTCCGAACCCTGCTGGCTGCCGGCTTCGGGTTTATTCCCTTTCCGCTCCTCGATGCGGCCTGTATTCTCTCTATTCAGTTGTGGATGATCCGCGATCTGGCCAAACTTTACGGAATACCGTTCAAAAAGCAGCTGGCCCAATCCATTATTGGCTCATTAGTGGGGAATATCGGCACGGTGGGAGCGGTCAAACTCATTCCTGGCTTGGGCAGCTTGCTGGGAGGTGGGGCTGTAGCCCTAAGCGGCGGCGCCGCTACCTATGCCCTGGGAAAAATTTTCACCCAGCATTTCAGCCAGGGCGGCACCCTGCTGACTTTTGACCCCGTGAAGTCTCAGCAGTACTTCCAGCAATTGTACGAAGAAGGCAAGGCTTCCGTCCAGGAACTAAAGGAACAGGAAGCGGGATTTCAGGTTGCGCACGACCAGGCTATGGCTTCGGTAAGCACCCTGAAACAAACCAATGAGGAACTGAAAAGCACCATTTATTCCTTGCAGCAACAACTGGAACAAGGCAAGAAGGGCCGCAAATTTGCCGCCGCCGCCCCGCAGGAAAAAAAGGATCGCCGTTTCCGGTGGTTGTGGCTCTTGCTGTTTTTAATCGTAGCCGGTGCAGCTTCAGCCTGGCTTTATAAAGCCGGCCATTTCCGCTTTGCAAATACCGCCGGCGCCGGTGCGGAAACAACAACAGAAGCCGCCGCCTCTGAAGCTGCCGAGGCCGAACAAGAACCAATCCCAACGGAAGATACGGGCGCCGGTGAAGAAACGGCGTCGGACACCAGCGCCGTCGAAACCGCAGGGCCCACTGCCGCCGATCTGGATTTCACGCCCGGGACAACCGAAGCCTCCATGGCCGACTACATGAGCGATCCCGATTCGAAATTCCCCAAAACGTTTACCCTCGAAGCGGTGCAGTTTGACGAAGGCGAGGCCGAAATAGCGGAGGAAGCCCAGGCACAGATCGAAAACATCGCCCTGTTACTGCTGAACTATCCCAACGCCAAAGCCCGCATCTACGGCCATGCGGATCAAACCGGCGGGAAAGCCGCCAACCGGCAGGCGGGCCGCAACCGGGCCCGGGCCATTCAGGAAGCCCTCGAACAGAATGGCATAACACGCAAACGTATTTCCGTCACCTTTCTGGAAAAGAAGGCCCCGCCGGAAGGAAAGCGGGGGGTGGAAATTGAAATCCAAAGCCGTTGA
- a CDS encoding ATP-binding cassette domain-containing protein, with product MELVELLRKDLKENVVPLAVFTLITGIANAALISFINTGAEYVTNNKVNHRVALLFLISLLIYILGKRYVAMRSAVLVEAILNKIRYRLADKIRHAELATLEARGTSPFYARLGQDTVKVSNFTASVITAIQAVILIVFTTLYISTISIKAFVLVTIMLSVCFLVYSSRRKIFRTMWLKLSEYETRFYEKLGHILDGFKEIKINRSKNESVLQDFALVNEEMKDYKTGLVQAYIRLSIFSQAFFFILLGSVIFVFPQFHEEYATNIVKITAAILFISGPFEIVLNGNQQLANANSSARNILELEAELEEVLRQNEMTIEAQNHPEAFEELPFSDNIRFHNLSFAYPPVKGRDYIFEVGPIDLTIKKGELIFITGGNGSGKSTFLKLMTGLYQPKAGQILVDVDEAGRPDTTVSSANYQQYRNLFTTIFTDFHLFDKLYGIRETDPADINAVLKNMELPADKTTYRNGGFTNLRLSTGQKKRLALTTCIIEDKPIYIFDEVAADLDPEFRDKYYYQIIRELRARNKTVIVVSHDRYYWTVPDRLLEMANGKMRELTRAEIDSLLKLNKPAGD from the coding sequence ATGGAATTGGTTGAATTGTTGAGAAAAGACCTGAAAGAAAATGTAGTGCCTTTAGCCGTTTTCACTTTGATTACCGGTATAGCCAACGCCGCGCTGATCAGTTTCATCAATACGGGGGCGGAATACGTGACGAATAACAAGGTGAACCACCGGGTTGCGCTGCTGTTCCTCATCAGCCTGCTGATCTATATTCTGGGGAAGCGATATGTGGCGATGCGCTCGGCGGTGCTCGTTGAAGCCATTCTCAATAAGATCCGATACCGGTTGGCTGATAAGATCCGGCACGCCGAACTGGCAACGCTGGAAGCCAGGGGAACTTCCCCCTTCTACGCCCGGCTGGGCCAGGATACCGTTAAGGTGTCCAACTTCACCGCGAGTGTGATAACGGCCATTCAGGCGGTTATTTTGATCGTTTTTACGACGCTTTACATCAGCACCATTTCCATCAAGGCCTTTGTTCTGGTCACCATCATGTTGTCTGTTTGCTTTCTGGTTTACAGTAGCCGCCGGAAGATTTTTCGAACCATGTGGCTGAAACTCTCCGAATATGAGACCCGGTTCTATGAGAAGCTGGGGCATATCCTGGACGGTTTTAAAGAGATCAAGATCAACCGGAGTAAGAATGAAAGCGTGCTACAGGATTTTGCCTTGGTTAATGAAGAAATGAAAGATTATAAGACGGGGTTGGTCCAGGCTTATATCCGGCTCTCTATCTTTTCCCAGGCCTTTTTCTTCATTTTACTGGGCAGTGTTATATTCGTTTTCCCCCAATTTCACGAAGAGTACGCCACCAATATCGTCAAAATAACCGCCGCCATCCTGTTCATCAGCGGCCCCTTTGAAATCGTTTTGAACGGCAACCAGCAACTGGCAAACGCCAATAGTTCAGCCCGCAATATACTGGAGCTGGAAGCAGAACTGGAAGAAGTGCTGAGACAAAACGAAATGACCATAGAAGCGCAGAACCATCCGGAAGCCTTTGAGGAGCTTCCCTTTTCTGACAATATCCGGTTCCATAACCTGAGTTTCGCTTATCCTCCCGTAAAGGGGCGAGACTACATCTTTGAGGTAGGGCCAATCGACCTCACCATCAAAAAAGGCGAACTGATCTTCATCACCGGCGGCAATGGCTCCGGCAAATCCACTTTCCTCAAACTGATGACCGGCCTATACCAGCCCAAAGCAGGCCAGATTCTGGTTGATGTGGATGAAGCCGGCCGGCCGGACACAACCGTTTCATCGGCCAATTACCAGCAGTACCGAAATCTGTTCACTACCATTTTCACCGACTTTCATTTATTTGACAAGTTATACGGGATAAGAGAAACCGATCCTGCCGATATTAACGCGGTGCTTAAAAATATGGAGTTGCCGGCAGATAAAACCACCTATAGGAACGGAGGCTTCACCAATCTGCGCCTGTCCACCGGGCAAAAGAAAAGGCTGGCGCTGACCACCTGCATTATCGAAGACAAACCCATTTACATCTTCGATGAAGTGGCCGCCGACCTCGACCCGGAGTTCAGAGACAAATACTATTACCAGATCATCCGGGAGCTGAGGGCGCGCAACAAGACCGTGATCGTCGTCTCTCACGACCGGTACTACTGGACGGTGCCCGACCGCCTGCTGGAAATGGCCAATGGCAAGATGCGGGAATTGACGAGAGCAGAGATTGACAGCCTGTTGAAATTGAATAAACCGGCAGGGGATTGA
- a CDS encoding heavy metal translocating P-type ATPase, translating into MIIGGLIIAACAYAFADEVRESQQKKADALSKRLKAPPFGQATENLTLKEQIKEILAPFVDDDDIRSQQLQQTDKAEEKEVEKNLQASTAMIGLAAAGLILPPLNLLALGGILWISLPIYKTTYQTLVKERKVDAFVVETIALTGILATGHLVLSAIGEAVYYASRKLLLKSENRSARQLANLFEAQPKQVWLVRGETEIEIPLDQLSKGDIVSIHAGETVPVDGHIVKGYALIGQQALTGESQPAEKSIGDACFASTLVLEGNIQAKVEKAGSETMIAQVESLLNQTASLKIEMVNRGRKTADEAAPSLLTVSAASIPLRGIKTGSALVNTSFGFILELTSPMVALNFLSIASQEGILVKDGRSLELLHKIDAVVFDKTGILTLTQPHVGRIYAFTGISENELLACAAAAEYRQTHPIALAIIQEAKERRLDLPLIDEAKYEIGYGIKVTLKGEKIRVGSARFMGMEGIAVSEAAGALAEEAHHQGYSLIYVAVGQELRGVIELHPTIRPEAKAIVEELKSLNKTCYILSGDHEQPTRHLAWQVGIEHYFAEVLPEEKARFINLLQEQSNTVCFIGDGINDAAALKKADVSISIRGASTIATDTAQIVLMGENLEQLPLLFTLGEQYNQYMKTNMRASVVPAAFAAGGILFLHFGITAAIIANLLGYSIGIGNAVHPMIVYRQARQKKRHGNTEANS; encoded by the coding sequence ATGATCATCGGAGGCCTAATCATCGCCGCCTGCGCTTATGCCTTTGCGGACGAGGTACGGGAAAGCCAGCAAAAAAAGGCCGATGCTTTGAGCAAAAGGCTAAAGGCGCCGCCATTTGGCCAGGCAACAGAAAATCTTACCTTAAAGGAACAGATAAAGGAGATACTGGCTCCCTTTGTTGATGACGACGACATTCGAAGCCAACAACTTCAACAAACCGATAAAGCGGAGGAAAAAGAAGTAGAGAAAAACCTTCAGGCATCGACGGCCATGATCGGCCTGGCGGCGGCGGGCCTGATCCTGCCACCGCTCAACCTGCTGGCCCTGGGCGGCATCTTATGGATTTCCCTGCCCATTTACAAAACAACTTATCAGACGTTGGTCAAAGAGCGCAAAGTAGACGCTTTCGTCGTTGAAACCATTGCGTTGACCGGCATTTTGGCAACTGGCCACTTAGTGTTGTCGGCTATAGGGGAGGCGGTTTATTATGCGTCCCGGAAACTGTTGCTGAAATCGGAAAACCGCTCGGCCCGGCAACTGGCGAATTTATTTGAAGCGCAACCGAAGCAGGTATGGTTGGTTCGGGGAGAAACGGAAATTGAAATTCCACTCGATCAATTATCAAAGGGAGACATCGTGAGCATCCACGCCGGGGAGACGGTGCCGGTAGATGGCCACATCGTGAAGGGATATGCCTTGATCGGACAGCAAGCCCTCACGGGAGAATCCCAGCCGGCGGAAAAAAGCATTGGGGATGCCTGTTTCGCCTCTACGCTGGTGCTGGAAGGGAACATCCAGGCAAAGGTTGAAAAAGCGGGAAGCGAAACGATGATCGCTCAGGTCGAAAGCCTTTTGAACCAAACTGCCAGCCTGAAAATAGAGATGGTAAACAGGGGTAGGAAAACGGCGGACGAAGCGGCGCCCTCTCTGTTGACGGTTAGTGCGGCAAGTATTCCCCTGAGGGGCATCAAAACCGGCTCCGCCCTGGTGAATACCAGCTTCGGCTTTATCCTGGAACTCACCTCTCCCATGGTGGCGCTCAACTTCCTGTCTATCGCTTCACAGGAAGGAATCCTCGTTAAGGACGGCCGTTCTTTGGAACTGCTGCACAAAATAGACGCCGTTGTTTTCGACAAAACAGGCATTCTTACGTTGACGCAACCTCACGTTGGAAGAATATATGCCTTCACCGGGATTTCAGAAAATGAGCTGCTGGCCTGTGCCGCCGCCGCCGAGTACCGGCAGACCCATCCCATCGCCCTGGCCATCATACAGGAAGCCAAGGAACGCCGGCTTGATTTGCCTCTCATCGATGAAGCGAAGTATGAAATAGGATATGGCATAAAAGTAACCCTGAAGGGCGAAAAAATCCGCGTCGGAAGCGCCAGGTTTATGGGAATGGAGGGCATCGCTGTTTCGGAGGCCGCAGGAGCATTGGCGGAGGAAGCACATCATCAAGGATATTCCCTGATCTACGTTGCCGTCGGCCAGGAACTCCGGGGGGTGATAGAATTGCATCCAACCATCCGCCCGGAAGCAAAAGCCATTGTCGAAGAACTGAAGTCGCTAAACAAAACCTGCTATATCCTCTCCGGCGACCATGAGCAGCCAACCCGCCACCTGGCCTGGCAGGTGGGTATCGAACATTATTTTGCAGAAGTGCTTCCCGAAGAAAAAGCCCGTTTCATCAACCTTTTGCAAGAACAAAGTAACACCGTTTGCTTCATTGGCGACGGCATCAACGATGCGGCCGCCCTTAAGAAAGCAGACGTCTCCATTTCTATCCGGGGCGCCTCCACTATTGCTACGGATACTGCCCAGATCGTCCTGATGGGCGAGAACCTGGAGCAGTTGCCATTGCTGTTTACGTTAGGAGAGCAGTACAACCAATACATGAAGACAAATATGAGGGCCTCCGTCGTGCCCGCCGCTTTTGCCGCCGGCGGCATTCTGTTCCTCCATTTCGGCATCACCGCCGCCATCATAGCCAATTTGCTCGGGTATTCCATCGGGATCGGCAACGCCGTACATCCCATGATCGTCTACCGGCAAGCCCGGCAGAAAAAGCGGCATGGTAACACAGAGGCAAATTCCTGA
- a CDS encoding formylglycine-generating enzyme family protein, whose amino-acid sequence MNEITHSATARFQSGQLEEQITLLMDRHELFAKAYYERKEARTGPYGWADYFNEQAEVSPSDPASYISRLERAETVRIRLKKPGLPLQPVLDALPAPEKVKCLDLAHNALSGALDLGSFNQLTSLALAGNPALPFASCVFPESLKRIFLPPTEIARLAGMGFQYTCPGIVVSQNGDPAFSLGSAPFQEPEMVEVKGGEFWMGSSGDAPNEDEKPKCRVRLSGYQIGKYPATVGEYARFVHETGYVTEVEKEGWSVAAFWRGDSLDYYCKIGCNWRHDAYGRPMDNSFARHPAIHVSWQDAAAYCRWLSWKTGRSYNLPTEAQWEYAAIGGHKAGKKDEEGSAFAPFLYAGSDALEDVGWFLGKFEGRPMQDYSTKPVGRLQPNELGLYDMSGHVWEWCADWYDEQCYSKWAKEGLKKDPAGPEHGDSRVLRGGGWYRSARNCRVANRSSYDPGYRNFNTGFRLADTSL is encoded by the coding sequence ATGAACGAAATAACCCACTCTGCAACAGCCCGGTTTCAATCCGGGCAACTCGAAGAACAGATCACCCTGTTGATGGACAGGCATGAACTCTTCGCCAAAGCGTATTACGAGCGAAAAGAAGCCAGGACGGGGCCATACGGTTGGGCGGACTACTTCAACGAACAGGCAGAGGTAAGCCCTTCCGATCCGGCAAGCTACATCAGCCGCCTGGAACGGGCGGAAACGGTGAGAATCCGTTTGAAAAAGCCCGGCTTGCCGCTACAGCCGGTTTTGGATGCTCTTCCGGCGCCGGAAAAGGTTAAATGCCTCGACCTGGCCCATAATGCATTGAGTGGCGCGCTCGACCTGGGCAGCTTCAACCAGTTGACGTCCCTGGCGCTGGCTGGCAACCCTGCCCTGCCTTTCGCCAGCTGTGTCTTCCCTGAGTCCCTGAAACGCATTTTTCTTCCCCCTACCGAGATCGCCAGGCTCGCGGGAATGGGTTTTCAATATACCTGCCCGGGTATTGTCGTCTCTCAAAACGGAGACCCGGCATTCAGCCTGGGCAGCGCCCCTTTCCAGGAGCCGGAAATGGTGGAGGTGAAAGGAGGGGAATTCTGGATGGGCAGTAGCGGAGACGCGCCCAACGAGGATGAAAAGCCGAAGTGCCGCGTTCGCCTGTCGGGTTACCAGATTGGGAAATATCCGGCAACCGTAGGAGAATACGCCCGCTTTGTCCACGAAACGGGCTACGTCACCGAAGTGGAGAAGGAAGGCTGGTCGGTAGCCGCTTTCTGGCGGGGCGATTCGCTGGATTACTACTGCAAGATAGGCTGCAACTGGCGGCACGACGCCTACGGGCGGCCTATGGACAATTCCTTTGCCCGCCATCCGGCGATCCATGTCAGCTGGCAGGATGCCGCTGCGTACTGCCGGTGGCTGAGCTGGAAAACGGGCAGATCTTACAACCTGCCTACTGAAGCGCAGTGGGAATACGCAGCCATAGGAGGCCACAAGGCCGGAAAAAAAGATGAAGAAGGATCCGCTTTTGCTCCATTCCTATACGCCGGCAGCGATGCCTTGGAGGATGTCGGCTGGTTTCTTGGAAAATTTGAGGGTAGGCCGATGCAGGATTACAGCACGAAACCTGTCGGAAGGCTCCAACCTAACGAACTAGGTTTGTACGACATGAGCGGTCACGTCTGGGAATGGTGTGCGGATTGGTATGATGAGCAGTGCTACTCAAAATGGGCAAAGGAAGGCTTGAAAAAAGACCCCGCAGGACCTGAGCATGGTGATTCCCGCGTGTTGCGCGGCGGCGGCTGGTATCGTTCGGCACGCAACTGCCGCGTGGCCAACCGCTCCAGTTACGATCCCGGATACCGCAATTTCAATACGGGCTTCCGGCTGGCGGATACCAGCTTATAA